AGGACCGTTTCATGCACATACACAGCCCAGAGGTTACACGTGGCTTCCGTGGTATGGGGTGGGAACTCCCACTGTGTTTTCTGTTGGTTGTGGCCAAGTTCATGAATTGGCCCCCAGATCCCCTCTTTCTCCATATGGTGTAGATCCGTCAGCTCTTTAGCCGATTCCAAGTCACACATGATGGGGTATCCAGCATGCATCCAACCTATAaatgccgaatccaaaatgggtaaataagtATTTCTACTGAAACCTACCAAATTGCAATGATGAACGTTATAATAACAAcctaacttttagtttgatgtagagagtgatagtctgagacaatttgcaattggtcttcatttttttatcatttgtagttttttagttcagttcaggagctctccagtctggagtttcagcaattatttggttgctagggtccaatttaccttaggaACCAGGCAGTGTTTGGATTAGAGAACactatatgaataggagtggaccggggggtgtgtgggggccaCGGCGGGGgtctctgcaccccccagtccgaccctgcctatacTTACCAGCTGAGATCTGCACATCTGCAACAATACGCTCAGGTCGTGGAAATTTCTTGGGTTTGGCTGCAAGGTCAGCAATAGCCGCCATGATCCTGTCCCAAAGAGACAGCAGGGCTTCTGGATTCTTTAGTGAGCGAACGGCATCTGATGGGACAGTCAGGATAATGTTCTCTGCAACCAGCTCGGCCCAAGGGGCAGGCAACTGGCGGATTGAATGTAACCAGGAATCCAGGCTGGTTTTGCCTGTGGGGGGGGGAAGAACACTCTTACAGTCACACAAGTAGATGGGATGCTGGGTGGGGcatcatctcagtgcattgtgcctgggtctgagctttcagaaggagccagcgctacacattagaactgctttcagctaacctattgtttctcctactcccatgtaactggaggagtcccaagccggacttggatttcttactattgagtgctattctgatacctactgggagctgctatcttgctcccttcccattgttctgctgatcggctgctgggggtgagggggggggggggatatcactcgaACTTGCAGCgccgcagtaaagtgtgagtgaagtttatcagagcacaggtcacatggctgtggcaccctgggaaatgaagaatatggctagccccatggctggggaagctctattaactgatgggttttgggacagtatttctttaagtccATATTACACACACAAAGTAGGCATATGTTCTTACCCTTTATATAGATTGGGGCTGGTTCTGCTCCATACACCCTGACTGGGACGGTACCAAAGTTGCTGTTAGACCTCACAATGATGTACAGGAGGCCTCCCCAGAAACTGGACACTGGAACCTTCTGGCGATCAACATGAATCCTGCGAACAACGGCCGGCGCTCGATTAAGCGTTTCTTTAGCGCTCGGATCATCTGAGTGACAGCCGACCTGCACCTGTTATTAAACCAAACACAGggctgatatataaatatatagggatataTGACGGTTCAGTAACATTGTACCTGTAGCACTGTGCTACATAAAATAGGTCCCCTGGGTGCGTCTAAATGACTATTCTGGGTTGGTCTCctggttcctgactttctgcttAGGAACCAGCGCTGCCTCTGTACCATCTGCTGGGGGTATAGTACATTCTGGcagcccccactgcccccctgggctggtacagtaatgTATAGAATACAGAATTTCTAGGGTACAAATGAGGAGGACCCTCACTACAAATACGTTGGAATACACATGTGAATTTATACTGCCCTGCCCCTCATCCAAACCAGCTCCGCCCCTCATCCAAACCAGCTCTGCCCCTCATCCAAACCAGCTCCGCCCCTCATCCAAACCAGCTCCGCCCCTCATCCAAACCAGCTCCGCCCCTCATCCAAACCAGCTCCGCCCCTCATCCAAACCAGCCCTGCCCCTCATCCAAACCAGCTCCGCCCCCCATCCAAACCAGCTCCGCCCCCCCTCATCCTTTATCCAAGGTTCTCAGCCCCCTTGAAATGATCTGCCCCAGGCAGTTGCCCCTATGTAGTTGGACCTTCTGACCCCACTAAGGCTATGGACCCCTTGGTACTTGTGTGTATAACTGGCTTTGGTCTTGTGATAGTGAGCCAAAAGTCTGTAATGTAACCCACATATTTATCATTTGATTCAGCCTATTTATGCCTTTCTTTATAGTACTGCCAGGGCTggattcagggtcagactgggcggtgcagggtcagactggggggctgCTGACCCAGGGGCCCTGGAGTTGTCCTGTCGgctgcatcccctgcaccccctaggggcccccactgcacccccctaacccccataGTGGCCCCCCgttgagcctccctaaccccccacaggggcccccgcccaaGTTTATttcatcaggggaggaacactgtAGGCCGGGGCagcaccggcaagggttgggtctgggctgccgggggccactagggccggggcccaccgggtattttcctggtgctccggcagcccagtccgaccctggctggaTTTAAAGCTggtgcgcccctaggccacccacCCCCACTTACACCCCCTCGTACCTCCCCAATGCTACTACAGCCCCCATCGGCTTCACTGGGGACTGGATGGGTGGGAGCTTTAACCAGCAATCAGAAATCTCCTGTCCAGTGCCCATTGCTTGTTGCCCCCAGATCTTTGCCGCCCCAGGCCCGGGCCTTTGGGTCCTGGCCACACATCTGGGCCTAAGTGCTAACTCCATCAGGGCTCCACTCTATTCAAACCATTTATGTAGCAGTGTCCTGTGCAGGGGCAGGGGTCCTTCAGGGCCCTTATAAACTGCACTTTTGGTGGAAAAAGGTAGATAACTGCCCATGAACCAGCACACAAGCTTTTACTGAGAGTATAAACACGAGAGAGAGTAGAAATCACAGCACATAATAGTACTATTTACCAACAAAAAAACACGCCCAAGTGCAGTAGCGTTTAGCAATGAATCAGCAATGAGTTACTACCAGTTAGCAACAAATCAGCTCCTATACCACTCAATActagttaaaaaaatatgaatttatttcaatccattgcATAGGCAATACATATGGGGTTGTTAGTGTTTTTAATGACTAGTATTGAGTGGTACAGGAGCTTCTGTACATGTATTAACCACCTttgatcactagggggtgccccTGTATACTGCTCTATTTAGTTTCTATACATACAGggatgggatcagttatctggaaacctgttatccagaaagctccaaattacggaaagcctgtctcccatagacttcattttaattaaataatttagatttttaaaattgatttcctttttctctataaaaataaaacagtacctgtacttgatcccaactaagatataattaccccttattggggcagaacagccctattgggtttatttcatggttaaatgattcccttttctctgtaataataaaacagtacctgtacttgatcccaactaagatataattaccccttattggggcagaacagccctattgggtttaattaatgttttattgatttttttagtaaacttaaggtatggagatctaaattacggaaagacccattatctggaaaaccctttgtcccgagcattttgggtaacgggtcctatacctgtactagttatgTTCTTGTGTTTCTTGCATTGTGTTTTTTACTACCAGTTAGCAGATAAAAGCACAAATCTAATTGCTTGCAATGACCAACTGCACAGGTGCCCCCTGGCGTTTCCCCTCTATTCCTCAGTTACCTGGAAACCTTGCTGAACGGCTGAGGCCGGGAACTCAATAACCACTGCCTTTCTGGGGGGCAAATAAAGGCCGGTGCTTCTCCAAGCGTCGGCACCTAGGGGCAAAGGAAATGACACATAAAGGAACAAGGGACATACtgcccaggacaactcccatagacttctaAATGAACTCGCAAGGTTTTAGGTcacaatgtgatagggaccttagattgtaagctcactggggcagggactgatgggaatgggatagggaccttagattgtaagctcactggggcaggaactgatgggaatgggatagggaccttagattgtaagctcactggggcagggactgatgggaatgggatagggaccttagattgtaagctcactggggcagggactgatgggaatgtgatagggaccttagattgtaagctcactggggcagggactgatgggaatgggatagggaccttagattgtaagctcactggggcagggattgatgggaatgtgatagggaccttagattgtaagctcactggggcagggactgatgggaatgtgatagggaccttagattgtaagctcactggggcaggggctgatgggaatgtgatagggaccttagattgtaagctcactggggcagggattgatgggaatgtgatagtgaccttagattgtaagctcactggggcagggactgatgggaatgggatagggaccttagattgtaagctcactggggcagggactgatgggaatgggatagggaccttagattgtaagctcactggggcaggggctgatgggaatgggatagggaccttagattgtaagctcactggggcagggactgatgggaatgtgatagggaccttagattgtaagctcactggggcagggactgatgggaatgtgatagggaccttagattgtaagctcactggggcagggactgatgggaatgggatagcgaccttagattgtaagctcactggggcagggactgatgggaatgtgatagggaccttagattgtaagctcactggggcagggactgatgggaatgggatagcgaccttagattgtaagctcactggggcagggactgatgggaatgtgatagggaccttagattgtaagctcactgggacaggggctgatgggaatgggatagggaccttagattgtaagctcactggggcagggactgatgggaatgggatagggaccttagattgtaagctcactggggcaggggctgatggaaatgggatagggaccttagattgtaagctcactggggcagggactgatgggaatgggatagggaccttagattgtaagctcactggggcaggggctgatgggaatgggataggtaccttagattgtaagctcactgggacagggactgatgggactgtgatagggactttacaccttacctttttttaatgtatattggaatatttcttatatttacacatacatttttggttggagttcccctttactgAAGAAGACATTACCTGGGTTGGTGGCATCAATATTAACAGTGACTGTTTCCTTCTCCAGAATACTCAATTCATCGCACTTGTGGCTCATATTATGGGATTTGTGGGCCAAACTCAGCAGTAAAGCTTCTTCGGAGCAGCCGCTCACAGGACAAGTCTTGCTGACATTGGGAACACAACAGGCCGAGTGCCTCATAAAAGCGCTGACATTCTGCCTGAGTTTGCGCATCCTGGTGCTGATGGGCTGTAGCAGTTTGGTACCGCTCTTTAGTGCAACCTGCAAATGATGAAGTGCTCTGTGGCAGTTATTTTGGTGACTGGCTTCATTGGGACTGACTGCCCAATAGATGCCCTGAGGGACGGCTCTACACAGAATGCTAATCCCAAACCTGTTCAGTATTTTGTTTCCAGGGTAGTTGAGGACATTGCAGGCTGAATTCTGATAGGAACACCACCAGGCATGGCCAGCGATAAGAAGCCCTCCCCCCTCTGCAACAAACTGATGGACGGCCTTTGCTTCAGCGTCGCTGTAGGACGGGCAGCAGTAGACACTCAGCTTGGGGGTTAAACTTGATACCCGACAGGGGATGTTTTCCTTCTGCAGAACTTCAGCAAAGCCCCTCAGGTCGGCATGGACTCCGATTCTTCTCTGCCCTACGTCCAGCCAAGATATGGCATTAAGCATTAAAGTCTTCAGTTCTGGTTTGGAGAGGAAATCTTCATGTGTGGCTACAACCACTCGCCCTTGGCCATAATATGCAGCTCCAACAAAGCACTGTTGGTCTTCACTCGACCCAACTGGGAAGGACGAAGCGCCGTGCAAGAGGGGGTCTGAGGGGACACTCGGCCCACTGATGTCCAGCTGAGAGACGCCATTCAGGAGGAACTTCTGACCCACTGAGAAATCATAACTGTgccagagacagagagaataCGGGGTATTAATGGCACAAAGTGACTGGGAAATGGCACCAGAAGACTGTGAGAAGTCACATGAGAAGGAGAACCAATAAGAGCAGTATATGGCAAGACGGGAACAAGTTACTGAAGAGCAGGACTTGCTCTGTAAATGGGATCTATAACCTGCTGAATTCTCAATGGATTTCATGATCTTACTTCCTAGGTGAATGTTAATATAGATCCCCAGTATCAGTGACCCAATCCAATCAAACTAGCACATGCAGTAATATTGCCCAtttaccttgagccgccattttgtgatgttctgtgtgtCACTTAGTGACTTTCTGACAGgataaaaagggaaagtaaaagccCGGGAGAATGAGACAGATTCTGTCAATTCATTGGCCGATGTAAACTAGCaagatcatttatttatatgaaatggTGTTTTACATATGTGCTgttttatattaatgtatatattttcaaCAAACAGAGGGTTATTCCCCCCAAACCAATGCTCTGTCTTCACAAGTGCCCTGAACATTACAACTGTCTGTTTGTACAAAGACACACCTACATGCCagcttatagcagccaatgaaTGGTGAGAGCTGTTATTTCCTGTTATGATTGGAAATgccttatttcctgtcaggtgatcagcgAGTGACACTCAgagcagcacaaaatggtggctcaagggaaatatTCACTGACATGTTTATACCAATTCTATGAAgctctttaataggtcacttattaggGTTTACagtcagcagccgatcagcagaacaatgggaagggagcaagatagcagctcccagtaggtatcagaatagcactcaatagtaagaaatccaagtccggcttgggactcctccagttacatgggagtaggagaaacaataggttagctgaaagcagttctaatgtgtagcgctggctgaaagctcagactcaggcacactttactgctgcgctgcaagttggagtgatatcccccccccccctcacccccagcagccgatcagcagaacaatgggaagggagcaagatagcagctcccagtaggtatcagaatagcactcaatagtaagaaatccaagtctggcttgggactcctccagttacatgggagtaggagaaacaataggttagctgaaagcagttctaatgtgtagtgctggctccttctgaaagctcagacccaggctcactttactgctgcgctgcaagttggagtgatatccccccccccctcacccccagcagccaatcagtagaacaatgggaagggagcaagatagcagctcccagtaggtatcagaatagcactcaatagtaagaaatccaagtccggcttgggactcctccagttacatgggagtaggagaaacaataggttagctgaaagcagttctaatgtgtagcgctggctgaaagctcagactcgggcacaaggcactgagatggcgcctacacaccaatattacagctacaaatacatttgttggtacaagaataaaaggttaaatggcagagggaattatttgctcagtaacagtgtcatttagagataaaaagtgccccataaacccCATACTAGAgaacaatactgtatatacagatacTCACTCTGTGCACACTGGAGCCTGCGGCATCTCTTCAGTCACCAAGAAATCTCCTTTCTCTCCGTACTCACTGGTGAAGTGCACCCCACAAACAGATATGATTTTGTTCCCTGGGAAATGGTGCAGAACATTCTCTTTATGGCTGTAGGACCAGTGCCAAGCCTGCGCCCCAATCAGCAGGCCGCCTCCCCCTCGCACAAATGAGATGATCTCCTCAGCTTGGTGGGCCTCATATCCGTTAGTGCAGAACACGCCCAGGCCCTGAATCAGGGTGGAAGTATTTCGGACTTTGTACCCAGATAGATTATGGGCTAACACTGGTAATGTAGTATGAACCCCAATAATGACATCTGGGTTTGGCCTCAGCCAAGatacagcattttttaaaaagcccATAAACTCCTGTGTACTAAGATAACCCTCATGGGCCAGAACCACTACTTTCCCTTTCCCATAGCGAGAGGCAGCGATGAGCACATCTTTTCGGGGCGACACCAGCACCGGGAATGCACAGGGTCCTGTCAGCAGCAGTTTGCACGGAACCGCATCCCCAGTGAAACTCAGAGACGCAACACCACGGACCAGAGACTGGTAATCTTCATCAGCCGCCATATTCCTGAGGAAACATGTGTAAAATGAATAGTCATAGGCCGTCATACACTGAAAGTTTATTATCTAGTATGTAAGATTCCATAAATACATAATTCCAATGCATTAAACATTagcagtgccggatttcaaattttattacagagaaaagggaatcatttaaccattaaataaacccaatagggctgttctgccccaataaggggtaattatatcttagttgggatcaagtacaggtactgttttattattacagagaaaagggaatcatttaaccattaaataaacccaatagggctgttctgcccccaataaggggtaattatatcttagttgggatcaagtacaggtactgttttattattacagagaaaagggaatcatgtgtgccttggcttgtttgtgtgcactgtgtctcctatgatcccagggggcggccctcagtacttaaaatggcagtttcctatttaggattacccaatggcacatactgctagaaaagtatatttttatgaaaatggtttatttagatgaagattTTCTGCCTAAATAACCTGTTGTTTCTTCAATATCATTTATGATTACCAGGCCCCATACtagagaactatatatatatataactatacagaTACTCACTCTGTGCACACTGGAGCCTGCGGCATCTCATCAGTCACCCAGAAATCTCCTTTCTCTCCGTACTCACTGGTGAAGTGCACCCCACAAACAGATATGATTTTGTTCCCTGGGAAATGGTGCAGAACATTCTCTTTATGGCTGTAGGACCAGTGCCAAGCCTGCGCCCCAATCAGCAGGCCGCCTCCCCCTCGCACAAATGAGATGATCTCCTCAGCTTGGTGGGCCTCATATCCGTTAGTGCAGAACACGCCCAGGCCCTGAATCAGGGTGGAAGTATTTCGGATTTTGTACCCAAATAGATTATGGGCTAACAATGTTAATGTAGTATGAACCCCAATAACGGCATCTGGGTTTGGCCTCAGCCAAGatacagcattttttaaaaagcccATAAACTCCTGTGTACTAAGATAACCCTCATGGGCCAGAACCACTACTTTCCCTTTCCCATAGCGAGAGGCAGCGATGAGCACATCTTTTCGGGGCGACACCAGCACCGGGAATGCACAGGGTCCTGTCAGCAGCAGTTTGCACGGAACCGCATCCCCAGTGAAACTCAGAGACGCAACGCCACGGACCAGAGACTGGTAATCTTCATCAGCCGCCATATTCCTGAGGAAACATGTAAAATGAATAGTCATAGGCCGTCATACACTGAAAGTTTATAATCTAGTATGTAAGATTCCATAAGTACATAATTCCAATGCATTAAACATTAGCAATGGTTGGTACTGATCCAGAAGAAGGATAACAAAGCTCCCATCTGGCCAAATGCCAATCcagtttttttgttgctgttgatCTCTTAATTGAGATCCTTATCCGGTGCTCCTGGTAGGTTTGCCATGTGGCCTAGCCAATAAAATAGCAGCTGAGGCCGGTATTACAATTTAACCAGCAATGCACTTTCTGGTAAATTTGTATTAACTAGTCAGTCTGCCTGCAGCCCTACTCAGCTACACCCCATCctgcctttccttgctctttgcAGTCAATGTTACTGTCAAAGATGTCTCTTGACATCATAATTCCGCTTATATTCCCCATGAAAATATGGCAACCCTAGCTCCTGTTTGCTAAACACTGCACCCAGTCTTGGtgctattaattatatcttagttgggatcaagtacaggtactgttttattattacagagaaaagggagtcatttaaccattaaataaacccaatagggctgttctgccccaataaggggtaattatatcttagttgggatcaagtacaggtactgttttattattacagagaaaagggaatcatttaaccattaaataaacccaatagggctgttctgcccccaataaggggtaattatatcttagttgggatcaagtacaggtactgttttattattacagagaaaagggaatcatttaaccattaaataaacccaatagggctgttctgcccccaataaggggtaattatatcttagttgggatcaagtacaggtactgttttattattacagagaaaagggaatcatttaaccattaaataaacccaatagggctgttctgcccccaataaggggtaattatatcttagttgggatcaagtacaggtactgttttattattacagagaaaagggaatcatttaaccattaaataaacccaatagggctgttctgccccaataaggggtaattatatcttagttgggatcaagtacaggtactgttttattattacagagaaaagggaatcatttaaccattaaataaacccaatagggctgttctgcccccaataaggggtaattatatcttagttgggatcaagtacaggtactgttttattattacagagaaaagggaatcatttttgtgtgcactgtgaatcctatgatcccagggggcggccctcagtacttaaaatggcagtttcctatttaggattacccgatggcacatactgctaaaaaaagtatatttttatgaaaatggtttatttagatgaagattTTCTGCCTAAATAACCTGTTGTTTCTTCAATATCA
This sequence is a window from Xenopus tropicalis strain Nigerian chromosome 2, UCB_Xtro_10.0, whole genome shotgun sequence. Protein-coding genes within it:
- the LOC100489234 gene encoding TRPM8 channel-associated factor homolog isoform X10, whose product is MGFLKNAVSWLRPNPDAIIGVHTTLPVLAHNLSGYKVRNTSTLIQGLGVFCTNGYEAHQAEEIISFVRGGGGLLIGAQAWHWSYSHKENVLHHFPGNKIISVCGVHFTSEYGEKGDFWVTEEMPQAPVCTENMAANEDYQSLVRGVASLSFTGDPVPCKLLLRKPTAFPVLVSPRKDVLIAASHYGKGKVVVLAHEGYLNTEEFMAFLKNAVSWLSPNSDAVIGVHTTLPVLANNLSGAGYKVRNTSTLIQGLGVFCTNGYEAHQAEEIISFVRGGGGLLIGAQAWHWSYSHKENVLHHFPGNKIISVCGVHFTSEYGEKGDFWVTDEMPQAPVCTENMAADEDYQSLVRGVASLSFTGDAVPCKLLLTGPCAFPVLVSPRKDVLIAASRYGKGKVVVLAHEGYLSTQEFMGFLKNAVSWLRPNPDAVIGVHTTLTLLAHNLFGYKIRNTSTLIQGLGVFCTNGYEAHQAEEIISFVRGGGGLLIGAQAWHWSYSHKENVLHHFPGNKIISVCGVHFTSEYGEKGDFWVTDEMPQAPVCTENMAADEDYQSLVRGVASLSFTGDAVPCKLLLTGPCAFPVLVSPRKDVLIAASRYGKGKVVVLAHEGYLSTQEFMGFLKNAVSWLRPNPDVIIGVHTTLPVLAHNLSGYKVRNTSTLIQGLGVFCTNGYEAHQAEEIISFVRGGGGLLIGAQAWHWSYSHKENVLHHFPGNKIISVCGVHFTSEYGEKGDFLVTEEMPQAPVCTDYDFSVGQKFLLNGVSQLDISGPSVPSDPLLHGASSFPVGSSEDQQCFVGAAYYGQGRVVVATHEDFLSKPELKTLMLNAISWLDVGQRRIGVHADLRGFAEVLQKENIPCRVSSLTPKLSVYCCPSYSDAEAKAVHQFVAEGGGLLIAGHAWWCSYQNSACNVLNYPGNKILNRFGISILCRAVPQGIYWAVSPNEASHQNNCHRALHHLQVALKSGTKLLQPISTRMRKLRQNVSAFMRHSACCVPNVSKTCPVSGCSEEALLLSLAHKSHNMSHKCDELSILEKETVTVNIDATNPGADAWRSTGLYLPPRKAVVIEFPASAVQQGFQVQVGCHSDDPSAKETLNRAPAVVRRIHVDRQKVPVSSFWGGLLYIIVRSNSNFGTVPVRVYGAEPAPIYIKGKTSLDSWLHSIRQLPAPWAELVAENIILTVPSDAVRSLKNPEALLSLWDRIMAAIADLAAKPKKFPRPERIVADVQISAGWMHAGYPIMCDLESAKELTDLHHMEKEGIWGPIHELGHNQQKTQWEFPPHTTEATCNLWAVYVHETVLGIPRDRAHGNLQPNVRTSRIKSYLQNGANLEQWDGWTALETYLQLQEGLGWDPFRRLYRDPSISGMSNENTFKMNLWAEKFSRAAQTNLVPFFEAWGWPIDQLTRSKLSALPVWEKDPMKPYVTAKKSV
- the LOC100489234 gene encoding TRPM8 channel-associated factor homolog isoform X3; amino-acid sequence: MGFLKNAVSWLRPNPDAIIGVHTTLPVLAHNLSGYKVRNTSTLIQGLGVFCTNGYEAHQAEEIISFVRGGGGLLIGAQAWHWSYSHKENVLHHFPGNKIISVCGVHFTSEYGEKGDFWVTEEMPQAPVCTENMAANEDYQSLVRGVASLSFTGDAVPCKLLLTGPCAFPVLVSPRKDVLIAASRYGKGKVVVLAHEGYLSTQEFMGFLNNAVSWLRPNPDAVIGVHTTLPVLAHNLSGYKVRNTSTLIQGLGVFCTNGYEAHQAEEIISFVRGGGGLLIGAQAWHWSYSHKENVLHHFPGNKIISVCGVHFTSEYGEKGDFWVTEEMPQVAVCTDYQSLVRGVASLSFTGDPVPCKLLLRKPTAFPVLVSPRKDVLIAASHYGKGKVVVLAHEGYLNTEEFMAFLKNAVSWLSPNSDAVIGVHTTLPVLANNLSGAGYKVRNTSTLIQGLGVFCTNGYEAHQAEEIISFVRGGGGLLIGAQAWHWSYSHKENVLHHFPGNKIISVCGVHFTSEYGEKGDFWVTDEMPQAPVCTENMAADEDYQSLVRGVASLSFTGDAVPCKLLLTGPCAFPVLVSPRKDVLIAASRYGKGKVVVLAHEGYLSTQEFMGFLKNAVSWLRPNPDAVIGVHTTLTLLAHNLFGYKIRNTSTLIQGLGVFCTNGYEAHQAEEIISFVRGGGGLLIGAQAWHWSYSHKENVLHHFPGNKIISVCGVHFTSEYGEKGDFWVTDEMPQAPVCTENMAADEDYQSLVRGVASLSFTGDAVPCKLLLTGPCAFPVLVSPRKDVLIAASRYGKGKVVVLAHEGYLSTQEFMGFLKNAVSWLRPNPDVIIGVHTTLPVLAHNLSGYKVRNTSTLIQGLGVFCTNGYEAHQAEEIISFVRGGGGLLIGAQAWHWSYSHKENVLHHFPGNKIISVCGVHFTSEYGEKGDFLVTEEMPQAPVCTDYDFSVGQKFLLNGVSQLDISGPSVPSDPLLHGASSFPVGSSEDQQCFVGAAYYGQGRVVVATHEDFLSKPELKTLMLNAISWLDVGQRRIGVHADLRGFAEVLQKENIPCRVSSLTPKLSVYCCPSYSDAEAKAVHQFVAEGGGLLIAGHAWWCSYQNSACNVLNYPGNKILNRFGISILCRAVPQGIYWAVSPNEASHQNNCHRALHHLQVALKSGTKLLQPISTRMRKLRQNVSAFMRHSACCVPNVSKTCPVSGCSEEALLLSLAHKSHNMSHKCDELSILEKETVTVNIDATNPGADAWRSTGLYLPPRKAVVIEFPASAVQQGFQVQVGCHSDDPSAKETLNRAPAVVRRIHVDRQKVPVSSFWGGLLYIIVRSNSNFGTVPVRVYGAEPAPIYIKGKTSLDSWLHSIRQLPAPWAELVAENIILTVPSDAVRSLKNPEALLSLWDRIMAAIADLAAKPKKFPRPERIVADVQISAGWMHAGYPIMCDLESAKELTDLHHMEKEGIWGPIHELGHNQQKTQWEFPPHTTEATCNLWAVYVHETVLGIPRDRAHGNLQPNVRTSRIKSYLQNGANLEQWDGWTALETYLQLQEGLGWDPFRRLYRDPSISGMSNENTFKMNLWAEKFSRAAQTNLVPFFEAWGWPIDQLTRSKLSALPVWEKDPMKPYVTAKKSV